TTTAGCTCCCGAATTTACGGTAGACCTTTCGGCGGACGACACCATCGATTATTACGATATAAACGTGACCGATGAAATGGTAGACCAGCAGGTGAAGATGTACACCCAACGTACAGCTAAATACGAGAAAGTGGAGGATTACCAGGACAATGACTTGCTGAAAGGTCTGCTTGCCGAACTGGATGAGAACGGCAATACGAAAGAAGGCGGACTTCAGGTAGAAGGCGCCGTAATGATGCCCTCTTACATGAAGAACGATGACCAGAAAGCCATCTTCAACGGTGCGAAAGTAAATACGGTGCTGACATTCAACCCGTCGGTTGCATTCGACAATAACGAGGCTGAGCTGGCTTCTCTCCTGAAAATCAAGAAAGAGGAAGTAGCTTCTTATACCGGAAACTTCAGCTTCCAGATTGAAGAAATCACCCGCATGATTCCGGGCGACCTGAACCAGGAACTGTTCGACCAAGTATTGGGAGAAGGAAAAGCGCATAATGAAGAAGAGTTCCGCGCGCAAATCAAGGAAACAATCGCCAAACAATATGAGGCGGACAGCGACTATAAGTTCTTGATTGATGTACGTTCGTATGTATCGGGTAAAATCGGTAAGCTGCAATTCGCCGATGACTTGATGAAGCGCATCATGCTGGAAAACAACAAGGACAAAGGCGAAGAGTTCGTTTCGGAACACTACGAAAAGAGCCTTGAAGAACTTACCTGGCACTTGATTAAGGAAAAGCTGGTCGCTGCACACGGCATTAAGGTGGAACAAGCCGACATTACCGAAATGGCAAAAGAAGCTACGCGTGCCCAATTCGCTCAATATGGCATGATTAACGTGCCCGATGAATTGCTGGAGAACTATTCGAAGGAAATGCTGAAGAAGCGTGAGAGCGTAGAAGCATTGGTGAACCGTGCCGTTGAGGCTAAATTGTCTGAAGCCCTCAAAGCCCAAGTAACATTGAATCACAAAGCAGTATCAGCAGAAGAATTCAATAAAATGTTCGAGTAACTCGGTTCCTCAAGCGAGATTGAATTGCTAAAACATGCTAAAAGAGGAGCTTTTAATTTGGCATTCCGTTAAGTGAATGGAAGTTTTTGTACATTTGCCGGTCGGAGGAAGAAGCCAGTTTAAAAGCTTCTCTTTTTATTCACAACTAAAAAACAAAAGACGAATGGACGATTTTAGGAAATATGCTGTCAAGCATTTGGGAATGAGCAGCATGGTGCTTGACGATGTAATCAAGTCTCAAAGCTATCTGAACCCTTATATCTTGGAAGAACGCCAGTTGAACGTAACCCAGCTCGATGTATTCTCGCGGTTGATGATGGACCGCATCATCTTCCTCGGGACTCAAATCGATGATTATACCGCCAATACGTTGCAGGCACAATTGCTGTATTTGGATTCGGTGGATTCGGGGAAAGACATCTCTATTTACATCAACTCTCCGGGCGGGTCGGTATATGCCGGTCTGGGCATCTACGACACGATGCAATTCATCGGAAGCGATGTAGCTACGATTTGTACCGGCATGGCTGCTTCGATGGCTGCCGTATTGCTTGTAGCCGGGAAAGAAGGCAAACGCTCTGCCCTTACGCATTCGCGGGTGATGATTCACCAGCCGATGGGAGGCGCGCAAGGCCAGGCTTCCGATATCGAAATCACCGCACGCGAGATTCAGAAACTGAAGAAAGAGCTTTATACCATTATCGCCGAACATTCACACACAGACTTCGATAAGGTATGGGCGGATTCTGACCGCGATTATTGGATGACGGCTCAGGAGGCGAAAGAATATGGGATGATTGATGAGGTGCTGTCGCGTAAGTCGGCATTATAATATTAACGAGTTTGACGAGGAAACAAGTTGACGGGTTGGCAAGGTTTTAAATCGTATTTAAGGATCTTGTCAACTTGTTATCTGATGCCTTGTCAACTAAAAATAGAAGAAACATTGGAAGACAAGACAAACCCAAAAGGCAAGCGCCGTTGTAGCTTTTGCGGGCGTTCGGAGACAGAAGTAGGTTTTCTTATTACGGGAGTCAACGGATGCATTTGCGACAGTTGTGCCGAACAGGCACACGAAATCGTGCAGGAAGCTACACGCCAGAAAAAGAGCGGCATGAACCTGAACTTGGCAGACCTGCCCAAGCCGAAAGACATCAAAGAGTTTCTCGACCAATACGTTATCGGTCAGGATAGTGCGAAACGTTATCTTTCCGTAGCGGTGTATAACCACTACAAGCGTTTGCTCCAGCCCGAATCGAAAGACGATGTGGAAATCGAGAAATCCAATATAATTATGGTAGGAAGCACCGGCACGGGAAAAACGCTGTTGGCACGGACCATAGCCAAGCTTCTGCATGTTCCTTTTACCATCGTGGACGCTACGGTGTTGACCGAAGCCGGCTATGTAGGCGAGGATATCGAAAGCATTCTGACCCGTTTGCTTCAGGTGGCGGATTATAATGTGGAAGAGGCAGAGCGAGGCATTGTGTTCATTGATGAAATCGATAAGATAGCCCGCAAGGGAGATAACCCTTCCATAACCCGCGATGTGAGCGGCGAAGGCGTGCAGCAAGGCCTGCTCAAGCTTTTGGAAGGCTCTATCGTCAATGTGCCCCCTCAAGGCGGACGCAAACATCCCGAACAAAAGCTGATACCGGTCAATACCAAAAACATCCTGTTCATTTGCGGAGGAGCTTTCGACGGCATCGAACGGAAAATAGCCCAACGCTTGAATACGCATGTGGTAGGATACGGAGCCGCAAAGGAAACGGTAAATATCGACCGTAAAAACCTGATGCAATACATTGCTCCGCAAGACCTGAAGTCGTTCGGACTGATTCCGGAAATCATCGGACGCCTTCCGATTCTGACCTACTTGAATCCGTTGGACCGTACGGCATTGCGCAATATTCTGACCGAGCCGAAAAACTCTATCATCAAACAATACATCAAGTTGTTCGAGATGGATGGAGTGAAACTGACGTTCGAGCCGGAAGTATTCGAATACATTGTCGATAAGGCTATCGAATATAAATTGGGCGCACGCGGACTTCGCTCCATTGTAGAAACCATCATGATGGATACGATGTTTGAGGTCCCGTCGCATAAGATCGATACCTTTACGGTGACATTGGATTATGCAAAAGAGCAGATGGGAAAGGCAAATATATCCCGTTTACAAATGGCTTGAGGCAAAAAGTGATGAAAAATGTTGCTTTTCATAGAAATTCTTCCTGATAAATTTGCATAATATCAAAAGTTGTTTATAACTTTGTTAGAAAGAAAGAGAATTATTTCCTTGAAAAACATAAATAACATCACTTAAAACAAAGAGACAATGACGGAAAACATCAATTTAGCGGCACAATTGAAAAAGTATTTCGGTTTCGACACGTTTAAGGGAAACCAGGAAGCTATCATTCGTAACCTGCTGGCAGGGAAAGATACGTTCGTGCTAATGCCCACCGGAGGGGGAAAATCGTTGTGTTACCAGTTACCCTCCCTATTAATGGAGGGGACGGCTATCGTGATATCTCCGCTTATTGCTCTGATGAAAAATCAAGTCGATGCGATGCGCAACTACAGTGAAGAAGACGGAGTGGCGCATTTCATCAATTCTTCATTGACCAAGTCGGCGATTGACCAGGTGAAGGCAGATATATTGGCTGGAAAAACCAAGCTGTTGTATGTGGCTCCCGAATCATTGACGAAAGAGGAAAATGTGGAATTTCTGAAGCATGTGAAAATATCTTTTTACGCCGTAGACGAGGCGCACTGCATCTCGGAGTGGGGGCATGACTTTCGTCCCGAATACCGCCGCATACGGCCGATTATCAACGAAATAGGAAAGGCACCGGTTATAGCTCTGACGGCTACGGCTACTCCGAAGGTGAAGATGGATATTCAGAAAAACTTGGGCATGACCGATGCGGTCGAGTTCAAGTCTTCGTTCAACCGTCCGAACTTGTATTATGAAGTACGCTCAAAGACCGTTAACATAGACAAGGATATCATCCGTTTCATCAAGCAAAATCCTGAGAAGTCGGGCATCATCTATTGCTTGAGCCGGAAAAAGGTGGAAGAACTGGCAGAGATTCTTCAGGCGAACGGCATCAAGGCACGCCCTTATCATGCCGGCATGGA
The Phocaeicola salanitronis DSM 18170 genome window above contains:
- the tig gene encoding trigger factor; amino-acid sequence: MNISLQNVDKVSAVLTVQIEKADYQEKVEKALKTLRKRVNMPGFRPGMVPMSLVKKHYGTSVLVEEVDKLMQEKVNEYIRENKVDMLGAPLPKESNADFVNDENFEFAFDIALAPEFTVDLSADDTIDYYDINVTDEMVDQQVKMYTQRTAKYEKVEDYQDNDLLKGLLAELDENGNTKEGGLQVEGAVMMPSYMKNDDQKAIFNGAKVNTVLTFNPSVAFDNNEAELASLLKIKKEEVASYTGNFSFQIEEITRMIPGDLNQELFDQVLGEGKAHNEEEFRAQIKETIAKQYEADSDYKFLIDVRSYVSGKIGKLQFADDLMKRIMLENNKDKGEEFVSEHYEKSLEELTWHLIKEKLVAAHGIKVEQADITEMAKEATRAQFAQYGMINVPDELLENYSKEMLKKRESVEALVNRAVEAKLSEALKAQVTLNHKAVSAEEFNKMFE
- the clpP gene encoding ATP-dependent Clp endopeptidase proteolytic subunit ClpP, whose protein sequence is MDDFRKYAVKHLGMSSMVLDDVIKSQSYLNPYILEERQLNVTQLDVFSRLMMDRIIFLGTQIDDYTANTLQAQLLYLDSVDSGKDISIYINSPGGSVYAGLGIYDTMQFIGSDVATICTGMAASMAAVLLVAGKEGKRSALTHSRVMIHQPMGGAQGQASDIEITAREIQKLKKELYTIIAEHSHTDFDKVWADSDRDYWMTAQEAKEYGMIDEVLSRKSAL
- the clpX gene encoding ATP-dependent Clp protease ATP-binding subunit ClpX: MPCQLKIEETLEDKTNPKGKRRCSFCGRSETEVGFLITGVNGCICDSCAEQAHEIVQEATRQKKSGMNLNLADLPKPKDIKEFLDQYVIGQDSAKRYLSVAVYNHYKRLLQPESKDDVEIEKSNIIMVGSTGTGKTLLARTIAKLLHVPFTIVDATVLTEAGYVGEDIESILTRLLQVADYNVEEAERGIVFIDEIDKIARKGDNPSITRDVSGEGVQQGLLKLLEGSIVNVPPQGGRKHPEQKLIPVNTKNILFICGGAFDGIERKIAQRLNTHVVGYGAAKETVNIDRKNLMQYIAPQDLKSFGLIPEIIGRLPILTYLNPLDRTALRNILTEPKNSIIKQYIKLFEMDGVKLTFEPEVFEYIVDKAIEYKLGARGLRSIVETIMMDTMFEVPSHKIDTFTVTLDYAKEQMGKANISRLQMA